The proteins below come from a single Stomoxys calcitrans chromosome 1, idStoCalc2.1, whole genome shotgun sequence genomic window:
- the LOC106087164 gene encoding TBC1 domain family member 13 translates to MSIFKARVKEFEEALAKDEIDLHHLRHICSNGIPDVNSLRSLCWKILLGYLGTKRESWSSTLAMKRSLYRQFIEDLVLPPGLKENGEQDILCDHPLSEGPDSAWNTFFNDNEFLLQIDKDVRRLCPDISFFQQPTEFPCDIVVNSKGERRLHQRVVPSVLKSANVERKGLGVTKINLISKRSEETYKAMDEGQEAHWEVVQRILFLYAKLNPGQGYVQGMNEIVGPIYYIMASDPDIEYRKHAEADCFYCFTALMAEIRDFFIKTLDDSEGGIKNMMKRLSEMVRERDLEVYEQLKAQELYPQYYSFRWISLILSQEFPLPDVVRIWDSVLADEKRFDFLLYICCAMILIQREQILQNDFASNVKLLQNYPPLDINIVLTKAATLR, encoded by the exons ATGTCAATTTTTAAAGCAAG GGTCAAAGAATTTGAAGAGGCTCTAGCAAAAGATGAAATTGACCTGCATCATTTAAGACACATTTGCAGCAATG GCATTCCCGATGTAAACAGTCTGCGTTCATTGTGCTGGAAAATACTTTTGGGCTATTTGGGCACAAAACGTGAGTCCTGGTCCAGCACCTTGGCCATGAAGAGGTCATTATATCGGCAATTCATTGAGGATTTAGTATTACCCCCCGGTCTTAAGGAGAATGGAGAGCAAGATATTCTATGTGATCATCCGCTCAGTGAAGGACCCGACAGTGCTTGGAACACATTTttcaatgacaatgaatttCTCTTGCAAATTGATAAAGATGTGCGTCGACTTTGTCCGGACATTTCGTTTTTTCAGCAACCCACTGAATTTCCATGCGATATTGTGGTCAATAGCAAAGGGGAAAGAAGACTACATCAACGGGTTGTACCATCAGTATTGAAATCGGCCAATGTTGAACGTAAAGGCTTGGGAGTGACAAAG ATTAATCTTATAAGCAAGCGTTCAGAGGAAACGTACAAAGCAATGGATGAGGGTCAAGAAGCTCACTGGGAGGTGGTacaacgtattttatttttatatgccaAACTTAACCCAGGCCAGGGTTATGTACAGGGCATGAATGAGATTGTGGGACCAATATATTACATTATGGCATCCGATCCGGATATCGAGTATAGAA AACACGCTGAGGCAGATTGCTTCTATTGCTTTACAGCACTAATGGCAGAAATTCGAGATTTCTTTATAAAAACCTTGGATGACTCAGAGGGTGGCATCAAAAATATGATGAAACGTTTATCAGAAATGGTGAGAGAAAGAGATTTGGAAGTTTATGAGCAGCTCAAAGCACAAGAATTATATCCTCAGTACTATAGTTTTCG ATGGATATCATTAATACTCTCCCAGGAATTCCCTTTGCCCGATGTTGTACGTATTTGGGACTCTGTGTTAGCTGATGAAAAACGTTTTGATTTCCTATTGTACATTTGTTGTGCTATGATATT AATTCAACGTGaacaaatattacaaaatgacttcgCTTCAAATGTCAAGCTGCTGCAAAACTATCCTCCACTCGATATAAACATAGTGCTTACCAAAGCTGCAACATTGCGATAA